The following proteins are co-located in the Camelina sativa cultivar DH55 chromosome 12, Cs, whole genome shotgun sequence genome:
- the LOC104729234 gene encoding F-box/kelch-repeat protein At4g39240-like — MPLSAASSSYVSSIAEEPPSKKQIVSAPSSSSLLLLPDEIILNFLSRLPRCYYPVISLVCKTFRRLIASPEIYVDRSALGCTERVLYVALRSHATETPRWYTLNFKPFGNDSINNRRLVPIPSFPSVPCWGMSMVALDSEIYVLGGCIDDQLVSTGFVVHCPSNTCRYLPSMKQARGCAAVGIVCGKLYVIGGCDPLSLNWVEAFDLKTQTWETVSGVRNVNVHDLTIRSFVIDDKIYIMDRKNSFVYDPKEGSLESDELLDTQWSVGSCVIDGRVYTFGSKNKIWVFDPVARVWGRLKGLEGLPDKRDGSRMSNLGGNLAIIFNLNKGSSEISCTKISLEKRGRKIWGTVLWSNTVMTLKTPSTIVRCLAVTV, encoded by the coding sequence ATGCCTCTTTCCGCCGCAAGTTCGAGTTACGTAAGCTCAATCGCCGAAGAACCGCCATCGAAGAAACAGATTGTTTCGGCGCCGTCATCGTCTTCTCTGCTACTACTTCCAGATGAAATcattcttaatttcttatctCGTTTGCCGAGATGTTACTACCCGGTGATTTCACTCGTCTGCAAGACCTTCAGGCGTCTCATCGCTTCGCCGGAGATCTACGTAGATCGGTCTGCACTCGGATGCACTGAACGTGTTCTCTATGTAGCTCTCAGATCTCACGCTACAGAGACTCCTCGATGGTACACTCTCAATTTCAAACCTTTCGGAAATGATTCGATTAACAATAGAAGATTAGTTCCGATCCCGTCGTTCCCTTCGGTTCCTTGCTGGGGGATGTCTATGGTAGCTCTTGATTCTGAGATTTACGTCCTTGGTGGATGCATCGATGACCAATTGGTCTCCACTGGGTTCGTCGTTCATTGTCCATCCAACACGTGTCGCTACCTCCCTAGCATGAAGCAGGCGCGTGGATGCGCCGCCGTGGGTATTGTTTGCGGGAAACTGTATGTGATCGGGGGTTGTGACCCTCTGTCTTTGAATTGGGTTGAGGCTTTTGACCTCAAGACTCAAACTTGGGAGACTGTTTCGGGTGTTCGTAATGTGAACGTGCACGACTTAACCATCAGAAGCTTTGTGATTGATGATAAGATATATATCATGGATAGGAAGAATAGCTTTGTTTATGATCCTAAAGAAGGTAGTTTGGAGAGTGATGAGTTGTTGGACACACAATGGAGTGTGGGCTCTTGTGTTATTGATGGCAGGGTCTACACTTTTGGTAGCAAGAATAAGATATGGGTGTTTGATCCTGTTGCTAGGGTTTGGGGTCGCTTGAAGGGTCTCGAAGGTCTTCCTGACAAGCGTGATGGTTCTAGGATGTCCAATCTTGGTGGGAACCTTGCTATTATATTTAACCTTAACAAGGGTTCATCTGAAATTTCGTGCACAAAGATCAGTTTggaaaagagaggaagaaagattTGGGGGACGGTCCTGTGGTCTAATACTGTAATGACGTTGAAAACTCCTTCCACCATTGTACGATGTCTAGCTGTAACTGTTTGA
- the LOC104729237 gene encoding protein RADIALIS-like 1 produces MASSSMSSHSSGSWTAKQNKAFEQALATYDQDTPNRWQNIAKVVGGKTTEEVKRHYELLVQDINNIENGHVPFPNYRTSGGCTNGRLNQEERRMRNMRLQ; encoded by the exons ATGGCATCAAGCTCAATGTCTTCTCACAGCTCTGGATCGTGGACCGCTAAGCAGAACAAAGCCTTTGAGCAGGCTCTAGCAACGTATGACCAGGACACTCCTAACCGTTGGCAAAATATTGCCAAAGTCGTTGGTGGAAAAACAACAGAAGAGGTAAAGAGACACTACGAACTCCTGGTGCAAGATATAAACAACATAGAGAACGGTCATGTTCCATTCCCAAACTACAGGACTAGTGGTGGCTGCACCAATGGCAGGCTGAATCAGGAGGAAAGAAG GATGAGAAACATGAGGCTGCAGTGA